In one window of Electrophorus electricus isolate fEleEle1 chromosome 15, fEleEle1.pri, whole genome shotgun sequence DNA:
- the tyr gene encoding tyrosinase, with the protein MSIVMRPLCLSLFLIQFVRLSRQQFPRPCTTPEALQSKQCCPVWPGDGSVCGARSGRGFCQDVVVSDLPNGPQYPHSDVDDRERWPLVFYNRTCKCAGNFMGYNCAECKFGYFGVNCAESRESVRKNILHLSGSDRQRFISYINLAKNTISPDYMIATGTYKQMNNGTNPMFAEVSVYDLFVWMHYYVSRDALLGGPNNVWEDVDFAHEAAAFLPWHRVFLLLWEHEIRKLSGDFNFTIPYWDWRDARSCQVCTDELMGARNPLEPNRISPASIFSSWKVICTRPQDYNAREVLCSGEPEGPLLRNPGNHDQSRMSQLPTSADVEFVLGLRDYETDSLDRRSNMSFRNTLEGFASPQTGIAVTGQSTMHNALHIYMNGTMSSVQGSANDPIFLIHHAFIDSIFEQWLRKHQPARTHYPASNAPIGHNDGYYMVPFIPLYQNGDYFLTTKALGYEYSYLLNPSQWFLQEFLTPYLDQAQQIWPWLLGAGVLGALIAAVIGVTLAKTCGLKPKRNKHSGHGERQPLLSSSEEEASTSYQTTL; encoded by the exons ATGAGTATTG TGATGAGGCCTTTGtgtctttccctcttcctcatCCAGTTTGTGCGCCTCTCGCGCCAGCAGTTCCCGCGGCCCTGCACGACTCCAGAGGCACTTCAGAGCAAGCAGTGCTGTCCGGTCTGGCCAGGAGACGGCTCGGTGTGCGGGGCACGGTCAGGTCGAGGTTTCTGCCAAGACGTCGTGGTGTCCGACCTTCCCAACGGTCCACAGTATCCACACAGCGACGTGGACGACCGAGAACGGTGGCCGCTAGTGTTCTACAATCGCACGTGCAAGTGCGCTGGCAACTTCATGGGTTATAATTGTGCCGAGTGCAAGTTTGGTTACTTTGGGGTTAACTGTGCGGAAAGTCGCGAATCGGTGCGTAAAAATATCCTTCACCTGTCTGGATCGGACAGGCAGCggtttatttcatatataaacctGGCCAAAAACACCATCAGCCCCGATTATATGATAGCAACAGGTACGTATAAACAGATGAATAACGGGACGAATCCGATGTTCGCGGAGGTCAGCGTATACGACCTTTTCGTGTGGATGCACTACTATGTGTCCCGTGACGCACTGCTTGGCGGGCCCAACAACGTGTGGGAAGACGTCGATTTCGCGCACGAAGCTGCGGCCTTCCTGCCGTGGCACCGCGTGTTCTTGTTGCTCTGGGAACACGAGATCCGAAAACTGAGCGGAGACTTCAACTTCACCATTCCATACTGGGACTGGCGAGACGCGCGGAGCTGCCAGGTGTGCACTGACGAACTGATGGGTGCGCGCAACCCACTCGAGCCCAACCGCATCAGCCCAGCTTCGATCTTCTCCTCGTGGAAG gtgaTCTGCACGAGGCCACAGGATTACAACGCACGCGAGGTGCTGTGCAGTGGCGAGCCAGAGGGCCCACTGCTCCGTAACCCTGGCAACCATGACCAAAGTCGCATGAGCCAGCTGCCCACCTCAGCCGATGTGGAATTCGTGCTGGGCCTGAGGGACTATGAGACAGACTCGCTCGACCGTCGCTCAAACATGAGTTTCCGGAACACTCTGGAGG gttttgcGAGTCCACAGACAGGCATAGCAGTAACTGGTCAGAGCACGATGCACAACGCACTGCACATCTATATGAATGGTACCATGTCCTCAGTGCAGGGTTCTGCCAACGACCCCATTTTCCTGATACACCATGCATTTATtgacag TATATTTGAGCAATGGTTGCGGAAGCACCAACCTGCCCGGACACACTACCCAGCAAGCAACGCCCCAATTGGACACAATGACGGCTACTACATGGTGCCCTTTATCCCACTGTACCAGAATGGAGACTACTTCCTCACCACTAAAGCATTGGGATATGAGTACTCCTACCTCCTCAACCCAA GTCAGTGGTTCCTGCAGGAATTCCTGACCCCATATCTGGATCAGGCTCAGCAGATCTGGCCCTGGCTGCTGGGAGCCGGAGTTCTCGGTGCGCTCATTGCCGCTGTCATCGGCGTGACCCTCGCCAAGACATGTGGCCTCAAGCCCAAAAGGAACAAACATTCAGGCCACGGGGAGAGACAGCCCCTGCTGAgtagcagtgaggaggaggccAGCACCTCGTACCAGACCAcgctgtga